In Topomyia yanbarensis strain Yona2022 chromosome 2, ASM3024719v1, whole genome shotgun sequence, one DNA window encodes the following:
- the LOC131679075 gene encoding uncharacterized protein LOC131679075 → MYEIVSCAENTRLHTFPALERLCTIAHPNSNGSDCHFFPAMKLFLRTNKNFGVEMMRIDEVDGRPTIVNVGKIGMQGLNCVACPKLIREDIAMGSSSGLIRLLNYRKITKTKRLEPDRLTDGVTSLDYNTTDDVLAVAYQSGMVNLYGMKNHSREATIKLDATKARFHPTNLFLLSVASKTGAVMMYDTESKKITYIQLDAHGTSCREIIMAASRPDTLFSIGYDNVMNIFDTRKKLIASQISSRFSFESLAVSECGGFFCTGNRNGEVYGYDMRYLVEPIKIKAIHTGVVNSIAFVPKPIRREKSRLSLDHLQFSKSSEVTVKTVLESTFLCPDLGSGQDSYQRRRHSMGPGPSRKSAEPRVDLNVGYLDDNLDLDKTLRKTDQARGLNIVKSVIEKRLIMKQPCTDRIKRSAVTLENILEVTEVDGSRTLTEISPSSNKENLKRCFHTNTASPLSQYE, encoded by the exons ATGTACGAGATCGTATCATGCGCGGAAAACACTCGACTGCATACGTTTCCTGCTCTGGAACGGTTGTGCACCATCGCTCACCCGAACAGCAATGGTAGCGACTGCCATTTCTTTCCAGCCATGAAGCTGTTTCTCCGGACTAATAAAAACTTTGGTGTCGAGATGATGAGGATCGACGAAGTCGATGGAAGAC CCACTATTGTGAATGTTGGTAAAATTGGAATGCAGGGCCTGAATTGCGTAGCATGTCCGAAATTGATCCGAGAAGATATTGCGATGGGTTCTTCATCTGGTCTTATTAGACTATTGAACTACAGAAAAATTACCAAAACAAAACGACTGGAGCCGGATCGACTTACCGACGGGGTTACGTCTTTGGACTATAACACCACCGACGATGTTTTGGCAGTAGCCTACCAGAGTGGAATGGTTAATCTGTACGGTATGAAAAACCACAGCCGGGAGGCGACGATAAAGCTTGA CGCAACGAAGGCCCGTTTTCATCCGACAAACCTGTTCCTTCTGTCTGTCGCTTCCAAAACTGGTGCTGTAATGATGTACGATACTGAGTCTAAAAAGATCACCTATATTCAACTGGATGCGCATGGCACTTCTTGTCGAGAAATTATCATGGCCGCCAGCCGTCCGGATACTCTCTTCAGTATTGGGTACGATAATGTGATGAACATTTTTGACACGCGCAAAAAACTGATTGCTTCCCAAATCAGTTCCCGCTTCTCATTCGAATCACTGGCGGTGTCCGAGTGTGGGGGATTCTTTTGCACCGGAAATCGAAACGGCGAAGTTTACGGATATGATATGAGATATTTAGTTGAACCTATCAAAATAAAGGCAATTCATACCGGTGTTGTGAATAGTATTGCCTTCGTTCCAAAACCGATAAGAAGGGAAAAGAGCCGGCTTAGTTTGGatcatttacaattttccaAGTCATCTGAAGTGACGGTAAAAACTGTTTTGGAATCTACTTTTCTTTGTCCTGATCTAGGATCTGGTCAAGACAGTTACCAGCGGCGACGACATTCGATGGGTCCGGGGCCTTCACGGAAAAGCGCCGAGCCCCGCGTCGATCTCAATGTAGGATACTTGGACGATAATTTGGATCTGGATAAAACCCTGCGTAAAACTGATCAGGCTAGAGGGTTGAACATCGTTAAAAGCGTGATAGAGAAAAGATTGATCATGAAGCAACCCTGCACAGATCGCATCAAACGTTCTGCTGTAACATTGGAGAACATACTGGAAGTAACGGAAGTTGATGGCAGCCGTACGTTGACGGAGATTTCGCCTAGTTCCAATAAAGAAAATCTCAAGCGGTGCTTCCATACAAACACTGCATCCCCACTCAGTCAATATGAATAA